The Macrobrachium nipponense isolate FS-2020 chromosome 1, ASM1510439v2, whole genome shotgun sequence genome includes a window with the following:
- the LOC135218694 gene encoding adhesive plaque matrix protein-like, with the protein MGISPCETGNVDLGTVAANTVSNVKSRVSQNKVSTLQPGSNPSVPDSPDYPLSFQSVPDSPDYPLSFQSVPDSPDYPLSFQSVPDSPDYPLSFQSVPDSPDYPLSFQSVPDFPDYPLSFQSVPDSPDYPLSFQSVPDCPDYPLSFQSVPDSPDYPLSFQSVPDSPDYPLSFQSVPDSPDYPLSFQSVPDSPDYPLSFQSVPDSPDYPLSFQSVPDSPDYPLSFQSVPDSPDYPLVIPVSDRFSRPPLSFQSVPGSPDYLCHSASSRFSRLPSVIPVSFRFSRLPSVIPPVPDSPDYPLSFQSVPDSPDYPLSFQSVPGSPDHLSSLCGQRTCTAFRALLA; encoded by the exons ATGGGAATTTCCCCTTGTGAAACTGGGAATGTTGATTTGGGCACAGTAGCAGCCAACACAGTCAGTAATGTCAAATCCCGGGTCAGCCAGAATAAGGTCTCCACTCTCCAGCCAGGCAGTAACCCA TCAGTGCCAGATTCTCCAGACTACCCTCTGTCATTCCAGTCAGTGCCAGATTCTCCAGACTACCCTCTGTCATTCCAGTCAGTTCCAGATTCTCCAGACTACCCTCTGTCATTCCAGTCAGTGCCAGATTCTCCAGACTACCCTCTGTCATTCCAGTCAGTGCCAGATTCTCCAGACTACCCTCTGTCATTCCAGTCAGTGCCAGATTTTCCAGACTACCCTCTGTCTTTCCAGTCAGTGCCAGATTCTCCAGACTACCCTCTGTCATTCCAGTCAGTGCCAGATTGTCCAGACTACCCTCTGTCATTCCAGTCGGTGCCAGATTCTCCAGACTACCCTCTGTCATTCCAGTCAGTGCCAGATTCTCCAGACTACCCTCTGTCATTCCAGTCAGTTCCAGATTCTCCAGACTACCCTCTGTCATTCCAGTCAGTGCCAGATTCTCCAGACTACCCTCTGTCATTCCAGTCAGTTCCAGATTCTCCAGACTACCCTCTGTCATTCCAGTCAGTGCCAGATTCTCCAGACTACCCTCTGTCATTCCAGTCAGTGCCAGATTCTCCAGACTACCCTCTTGTCATTCCAGTCAGTGACAGATTCTCCAGACCACCTCTGTCATTCCAGTCAGTGCCAGGTTCTCCAGACTACCTCTGTCATTCCGCCAGTTCCAGATTCTCCAGACTACCCTCTGTCATTCCAGTCAGTTTCAGATTCTCCAGACTACCCTCTGTCATTCCGCCAGTGCCAGATTCTCCAGACTACCCTCTGTCATTCCAGTCAGTGCCAGATTCTCCAGACTACCCTCTGTCATTCCAGTCAGTGCCAGGTTCTCCAGACCACCTCTCCTCATTGTGTGGCCAAAGAACTTGTACTGCTTTTCGTGCACTGCTTGCATAA